From a single Bacillus alveayuensis genomic region:
- a CDS encoding hypothetical protein (product_source=Hypo-rule applied): RNNVRNFVEKYFFDTPETATTVDISTFIEGGTKHEQDR, translated from the coding sequence AAGAAATAATGTTAGGAATTTTGTCGAAAAATATTTTTTTGACACCCCTGAAACGGCTACAACCGTTGATATATCAACATTTATAGAGGGAGGAACTAAGCATGAGCAAGATCGCTGA